A stretch of the Neptunomonas phycophila genome encodes the following:
- a CDS encoding polysaccharide deacetylase family protein: MAKEILCAFGVDVDAVAGWLGSYGGEDSPDDISRGLFAGEVGAPRLLKLFKEHDLKTTWFIPGHSVETFPEQMKAVAEAGHEIGIHGYSHENPIAMTPEQEEIVLDKSIELITQLSGKRPTGYVAPWWEFSNVTNELLLKKGIKYDHSLMHNDFHPYYVRVGDKWTKIDYTKHPDEWMKPLVRGEETNLVEIPANWYLDDLPPMMFIKKSPNSHGFVSPRHLGEMWQDQFDWVYRENDYAVFTMTIHPDVSGRPQALLMLERLIKHMKSHEGVRFVTFDEIADDFLTRNPK; the protein is encoded by the coding sequence ATGGCTAAAGAAATCTTATGTGCATTTGGTGTAGACGTCGACGCAGTTGCGGGATGGTTGGGCTCATACGGTGGTGAGGATTCCCCAGACGATATTTCACGCGGCCTTTTTGCTGGCGAAGTAGGCGCTCCGCGATTATTAAAACTGTTTAAAGAGCATGACCTCAAAACAACATGGTTTATTCCTGGCCACTCAGTAGAAACCTTCCCAGAACAAATGAAAGCCGTGGCAGAAGCTGGCCACGAAATCGGCATTCATGGCTACAGTCATGAAAACCCGATTGCCATGACACCTGAACAAGAAGAAATAGTACTGGATAAATCTATTGAGCTAATTACTCAATTATCCGGCAAGCGACCAACGGGCTACGTAGCACCTTGGTGGGAGTTCAGTAACGTCACTAACGAGTTACTGCTTAAAAAAGGAATTAAGTACGACCACAGCTTGATGCACAACGACTTCCACCCCTACTACGTTCGCGTAGGCGATAAGTGGACCAAAATTGATTACACCAAACACCCTGACGAATGGATGAAGCCACTCGTTCGAGGCGAAGAAACCAACTTGGTTGAGATCCCTGCCAACTGGTATCTCGATGACCTACCACCCATGATGTTTATCAAAAAATCCCCGAACAGCCACGGCTTTGTCAGCCCTCGTCATTTGGGTGAAATGTGGCAAGACCAATTTGATTGGGTTTATCGCGAGAACGATTACGCCGTATTCACGATGACAATCCACCCAGACGTTTCGGGCCGTCCGCAAGCTCTCTTAATGCTAGAGCGTCTGATTAAGCATATGAAAAGCCACGAGGGTGTTCGCTTCGTCACTTTTGACGAAATCGCAGATGACTTTTTAACACGCAATCCAAAATAA
- a CDS encoding MFS transporter, which produces MNKSETLDQDTKPVSAKSDWQPNKLQKKDVKFATWIAFIAWVLAVYDFILFGTLLPLMGNDYGWSEVEQAQIATWVAVGGAVVAFLIGPIVDRMGRKPGLIFTVGGAGLCSLLTAFGASAGKGPLTLIRSIAGLGYAEQTVNATYLTEMYSAVDDPELQKKKGFIYSLVQGGWPIGALIAAGITAILLPIVGWQGNFIFAAIPSFILIFFAMKLKETPQFQVHKRIRELREAGDEIAAKNLAVEHKVDYSEHKSAGVSAAFKGTSLRATLVLGGAILLNWFAIQIFSVLGTTVLTRVHGVSFENSLIILVASNLLGYLGYMAHGWFGDKIGRRNTIAIGWVMGGLAFSAMLYGPSSQLAVIALYSLGLFFLIGPYAAALFFISESFPTSIRATAGAIINAMGPVGAVLASFGSTAVLSSGGDWQTSALYFGAVPCFLSGLIILFARHVDPATVK; this is translated from the coding sequence ATGAACAAATCAGAAACGCTCGACCAAGACACAAAGCCTGTGAGCGCAAAAAGTGATTGGCAACCCAACAAACTGCAAAAGAAAGATGTGAAGTTTGCAACGTGGATTGCATTCATTGCATGGGTACTAGCCGTTTATGACTTTATTTTATTCGGTACGTTACTACCGTTAATGGGCAACGACTATGGTTGGTCAGAAGTAGAACAAGCACAAATTGCTACGTGGGTTGCCGTAGGCGGCGCTGTTGTAGCATTCCTTATCGGCCCTATTGTTGACCGAATGGGACGCAAACCAGGGCTGATCTTCACCGTAGGCGGTGCGGGTCTATGCTCTTTGCTCACTGCCTTTGGTGCCAGTGCAGGTAAAGGCCCCTTAACATTAATCCGCTCAATAGCCGGATTAGGTTATGCAGAACAAACTGTCAATGCTACGTATTTAACTGAGATGTACTCAGCCGTAGATGACCCAGAGCTGCAAAAGAAGAAAGGTTTCATTTATAGCCTTGTTCAAGGTGGCTGGCCTATTGGCGCATTAATTGCCGCTGGCATTACCGCCATCTTGTTACCGATTGTTGGATGGCAAGGCAATTTTATCTTCGCCGCTATTCCTTCTTTTATTCTTATCTTCTTCGCCATGAAGTTGAAAGAAACACCACAGTTTCAGGTACATAAACGTATTCGCGAGCTACGCGAAGCCGGTGACGAAATTGCTGCTAAAAATTTAGCCGTAGAACATAAAGTAGACTACTCAGAGCACAAAAGCGCAGGCGTTTCAGCTGCATTTAAGGGCACTTCTTTACGTGCAACTCTGGTATTGGGCGGTGCGATCTTACTGAACTGGTTTGCTATCCAAATCTTCAGCGTTTTGGGTACAACCGTGCTCACGCGTGTTCATGGCGTGTCTTTTGAAAACTCGCTGATCATTCTCGTTGCATCTAACTTGCTAGGCTACTTGGGTTACATGGCTCACGGATGGTTTGGTGACAAAATTGGCCGCCGTAACACCATCGCGATTGGCTGGGTAATGGGTGGTTTGGCCTTCAGTGCCATGCTGTACGGACCTAGCAGCCAATTAGCCGTGATTGCGCTATACAGCCTAGGCTTGTTCTTCCTTATCGGCCCTTACGCTGCAGCACTATTCTTTATCAGCGAAAGTTTCCCAACGTCTATCCGCGCAACAGCAGGTGCCATCATCAATGCGATGGGCCCAGTGGGCGCGGTATTAGCAAGCTTTGGCTCTACTGCCGTACTCAGTAGCGGTGGTGACTGGCAGACATCGGCTTTGTACTTTGGCGCCGTTCCTTGCTTCTTATCCGGCTTGATCATTCTGTTTGCACGACACGTCGACCCAGCAACTGTTAAATAA
- a CDS encoding SDR family NAD(P)-dependent oxidoreductase codes for MNNEKVALISGAASGIGLALTQLYCAKGYKVVAGFYDKDPHDPEAAAATLGEFSNNATWLPLDVGSKESVKEFINEAVSSFGKIDIVVANAGLLRSSPLADMSDEQWYEMIDVDLTGVFRLFRDSTQHLSDGASLVAISSIAGGVYGWGDHVHYASAKAGVPGICRSVAVELAHRNIRCNAVIPGLIETPQSLDKKNSLGPEGLAKAAKSIPLGRVGKPSEVANLIDFLTSDNASYITGQSFIVDGGLTVKWPE; via the coding sequence ATGAATAACGAAAAAGTAGCTCTCATCAGTGGCGCCGCTAGCGGTATAGGTTTGGCATTGACCCAACTCTATTGTGCAAAAGGCTACAAAGTAGTCGCGGGCTTTTATGATAAAGACCCACACGACCCAGAAGCAGCTGCCGCTACATTGGGCGAATTCAGCAATAATGCCACGTGGCTGCCTCTGGATGTGGGATCTAAGGAATCAGTTAAAGAATTCATCAACGAAGCAGTATCCAGCTTTGGAAAAATAGATATCGTCGTGGCGAATGCAGGCCTACTACGTAGCTCCCCGCTGGCGGACATGTCAGATGAGCAGTGGTACGAGATGATCGATGTAGACCTTACGGGTGTCTTTCGATTATTTAGAGACAGCACCCAGCATTTGTCGGACGGCGCAAGCTTAGTAGCCATCTCTTCCATTGCAGGCGGTGTCTATGGATGGGGAGACCATGTTCATTACGCTTCTGCCAAAGCTGGCGTTCCGGGCATATGCAGAAGTGTTGCTGTTGAGTTAGCTCACCGTAATATCCGCTGCAACGCGGTTATCCCTGGCCTTATCGAAACACCTCAATCATTGGATAAAAAGAACTCGTTAGGCCCTGAAGGTTTAGCTAAAGCCGCCAAATCTATTCCACTAGGGCGTGTTGGTAAGCCATCAGAAGTCGCTAACCTGATCGACTTTTTGACATCGGATAATGCCTCTTACATTACAGGCCAATCCTTCATTGTCGACGGCGGTCTAACGGTTAAATGGCCCGAGTAA
- a CDS encoding SDR family NAD(P)-dependent oxidoreductase, whose product MQLKNQRAVISGAGSGIGKAIAIEYAKAGATLVLTDINADALNETAHCCQQEGAQVLTVTSDVSKPSGAIAGVNQCVEALGGIDILVNNAGILTQAPCEEVTLSMWDNMINIDLRSVFLASQAAIPHMKSQQHGRIINISSQLGIKGGAELCHYVAAKAGVIGLTKSLAIECAPYGVLVNAIAPGPIETALVEGISASWKESKAKELPLGRFGQPEEIAPTALLLASSPGGNLFVGQTLGPNSGDVMP is encoded by the coding sequence ATGCAGCTTAAAAACCAACGCGCCGTCATCAGCGGTGCCGGAAGCGGTATAGGTAAAGCGATTGCCATTGAGTATGCCAAGGCAGGAGCCACCCTAGTACTGACCGACATCAACGCGGATGCACTGAACGAGACCGCACATTGCTGCCAACAAGAAGGGGCTCAGGTACTCACCGTAACAAGCGACGTGAGCAAACCATCGGGTGCTATTGCCGGTGTTAACCAATGTGTAGAAGCATTAGGCGGTATCGATATTCTCGTTAACAACGCTGGTATATTAACTCAAGCACCTTGTGAAGAAGTAACGTTAAGCATGTGGGATAACATGATTAACATTGACCTTCGCAGCGTGTTTTTAGCCTCCCAAGCGGCTATACCTCATATGAAAAGCCAGCAGCATGGACGAATTATTAACATCTCATCACAGTTGGGTATTAAAGGAGGCGCTGAGCTTTGTCATTATGTCGCCGCAAAGGCAGGCGTCATAGGGCTTACAAAATCTCTTGCCATTGAGTGCGCCCCTTATGGTGTATTGGTCAATGCTATCGCTCCCGGACCTATCGAAACGGCGCTCGTTGAAGGGATTAGCGCTTCTTGGAAAGAGTCCAAAGCCAAAGAACTCCCACTCGGGCGTTTTGGACAGCCTGAAGAAATAGCCCCTACAGCATTATTGCTAGCCAGCTCGCCAGGCGGCAACTTGTTTGTAGGACAGACACTCGGTCCGAATTCGGGCGATGTGATGCCCTAA
- a CDS encoding CobW family GTP-binding protein, whose translation MINKNKRIPVHILTGFLGSGKTTLLREYIEQGSAHHTAFIINEVGDIGIDHHLTQRLDGETLLLESGCLCCEVRNDLKASLLALLNQNTNEHLEQIIIETTGLANPAPILATIFNDRELSQAVVKGKIVTTVDALTAEQCARDIPEWANQLSSADSLIFTKTEKLSESDIHRLQNLCSATNPFASFYIKHPNNTATLAQAIHSTTPPRLLQATHEQPAYFSIRSMANHSAIQTEAINVESVDWQRFSIWLSMILYRYNDQILRVKGILKDSNTGNYVLLNSVRKILAPLEIIDKETLNSPSLGLVFITRGLTPNDITASFNAFDISHN comes from the coding sequence ATGATTAATAAGAATAAAAGAATCCCTGTTCATATTCTTACTGGCTTTTTAGGGAGCGGCAAAACAACGCTGCTAAGGGAGTACATCGAGCAGGGCTCGGCACACCATACTGCTTTTATTATTAACGAGGTAGGCGACATAGGCATTGACCATCACCTCACTCAGCGTCTCGATGGCGAAACTCTTTTGCTCGAAAGTGGATGCCTTTGCTGTGAAGTAAGAAACGACTTAAAAGCATCATTGCTAGCCTTGCTCAACCAAAATACAAACGAGCACCTTGAACAAATCATCATAGAAACCACCGGCTTAGCCAACCCCGCTCCCATTCTGGCTACCATTTTCAATGACCGAGAATTAAGCCAAGCAGTCGTGAAAGGCAAAATAGTGACCACCGTGGACGCATTAACCGCCGAGCAATGCGCGCGCGATATCCCCGAATGGGCTAATCAACTCAGTAGTGCCGACAGCCTAATTTTTACTAAAACAGAAAAACTGTCTGAGTCTGATATACACAGGTTACAAAACCTGTGCTCAGCCACAAATCCATTTGCCAGCTTCTACATAAAGCACCCAAACAACACAGCAACACTTGCTCAGGCAATCCACTCAACAACGCCGCCCAGACTTTTACAGGCCACTCACGAGCAACCCGCTTACTTTTCTATTCGAAGCATGGCGAACCACAGCGCAATTCAAACCGAAGCTATAAACGTAGAATCGGTTGATTGGCAACGCTTTTCAATCTGGCTTTCAATGATACTCTACCGTTACAATGATCAAATATTGCGAGTAAAAGGGATATTAAAAGACAGCAATACAGGGAATTATGTATTACTAAACTCAGTCAGAAAGATCCTTGCGCCCTTAGAGATTATCGATAAAGAAACCTTAAACTCACCGTCGTTAGGCCTTGTTTTCATAACACGAGGACTCACCCCTAACGATATTACGGCGTCATTTAACGCATTTGATATCTCACACAATTGA
- a CDS encoding ABC transporter substrate-binding protein, with protein sequence MSKKTSPLRVLGTSVTLIEKIRKQAEKELNIEIEFDVRGVKDAERIAVMQPQSYDIYDQWFHNVDFVWPAQAIQPIDIDRIDNWSQVNSLPKTGRVIPSQPLAPGSEPSGRLYVQHNGTLGATPTQQISMLPLAHNVDSFAYNAAQLPEVLKGQPESWAWLLSPAMKGRSAFQDDAAMGTIDAAIAINAAGLAEFKNPSNLTLSEIDLLIKLLKGKKDQGQFVEFWKDHEQSVNLLKSQRSYIQSIWAPMYYSNRCNIDGYKLACPIEGYRAWCGGLSVSKCASGKKLDMVYQYLNWWLSGWPGSIIAKQGYYISNTESVKNYLSEEEWQFWYEGKPALKVLNGIDDHPLIPEGTVRSGGSYTQRMSNIAVWNSVMDEHNYLVRKWRELTKV encoded by the coding sequence ATGTCAAAAAAAACTAGCCCTCTGCGCGTTTTAGGTACATCGGTCACCTTGATCGAAAAAATCAGAAAACAAGCTGAAAAAGAACTCAATATCGAAATAGAATTTGATGTGAGAGGCGTTAAGGATGCTGAACGCATTGCCGTGATGCAACCGCAGAGCTATGACATATATGACCAATGGTTTCATAACGTTGATTTTGTCTGGCCAGCACAGGCTATTCAGCCAATTGACATCGATCGTATAGATAATTGGTCACAAGTTAACTCTTTACCTAAAACTGGTCGCGTTATCCCCTCGCAGCCTCTTGCTCCCGGTTCAGAACCTTCGGGCCGCCTGTATGTTCAACACAACGGGACTCTCGGCGCAACGCCTACTCAACAGATTAGCATGCTACCGTTAGCGCATAATGTAGATAGCTTTGCCTACAATGCCGCCCAATTGCCAGAAGTACTTAAGGGGCAACCCGAGAGCTGGGCATGGTTACTTTCTCCCGCCATGAAAGGCAGGTCAGCCTTTCAAGATGATGCAGCCATGGGGACGATTGATGCTGCTATCGCGATTAATGCGGCAGGGTTAGCCGAATTTAAAAACCCGTCAAATCTAACTCTCTCAGAGATCGATCTGCTCATAAAGCTATTGAAAGGGAAAAAGGACCAAGGTCAATTTGTCGAGTTTTGGAAAGATCATGAGCAGTCCGTAAACTTGCTTAAATCACAACGTTCCTACATTCAGAGTATATGGGCCCCCATGTACTACAGTAACCGTTGCAATATAGACGGATACAAACTCGCCTGCCCTATTGAAGGCTACAGAGCTTGGTGCGGTGGGTTATCCGTATCAAAGTGTGCTTCGGGCAAAAAGCTGGATATGGTTTACCAGTACTTAAACTGGTGGCTATCTGGATGGCCGGGGTCGATCATTGCCAAGCAAGGTTATTACATATCAAATACCGAGAGCGTAAAAAACTACCTGTCGGAAGAAGAGTGGCAATTCTGGTACGAAGGTAAACCCGCCCTAAAAGTACTAAACGGTATCGATGACCACCCATTAATACCAGAAGGCACTGTGCGGTCAGGCGGAAGTTACACACAACGCATGTCAAACATAGCTGTGTGGAACTCCGTAATGGACGAGCATAATTACCTTGTCCGTAAGTGGCGAGAGCTTACAAAAGTCTAG
- a CDS encoding GntR family transcriptional regulator has product MKGKLRYELIYQTLDEAIRSGTLTEGLVLLEGPLGDLFGTSRVPVRKALMLLNDELKISRFDGRGFVVGDANSKDIKPIRRMVTKVDVGLESDQAVDNRTLSEKIFEDLFEQISTCMVFGHYRVEEGRAAEYYGVSKMVIRQALLRLRDRGVVEKEPYSSWLAGPLTAREIRNDYEIRAELEPAALKLSAKHIDQSLIAQMVTKHEEMINGQEISIEDITTVEDFLHGSLIKHIDNKKLLDVLNHCRSSVVLNKVFFTSLNLSMDVAALKEHKLVLELLLQGAVEAASASLKDHLINARKRSLQRLKVVSVLPDPKLPAYLVKV; this is encoded by the coding sequence TTGAAAGGGAAACTTCGGTACGAACTAATTTACCAGACCTTAGACGAAGCCATAAGGTCGGGTACGTTAACAGAAGGGTTAGTTTTACTGGAAGGTCCGCTAGGAGATTTGTTTGGAACTAGCCGGGTTCCTGTACGTAAAGCGCTAATGCTTTTAAATGATGAGTTAAAAATCAGTCGCTTTGATGGGCGGGGCTTTGTTGTTGGTGATGCTAACAGCAAGGATATAAAGCCCATCAGGCGCATGGTTACTAAGGTCGACGTAGGGCTTGAGTCTGATCAGGCGGTTGATAATCGAACACTCAGCGAGAAAATCTTTGAAGACCTGTTTGAGCAGATTTCCACATGCATGGTGTTTGGTCATTACCGTGTAGAGGAGGGGCGCGCGGCTGAGTATTACGGCGTTAGCAAGATGGTTATACGCCAGGCTTTGCTGAGGTTGCGGGATAGAGGCGTGGTCGAAAAAGAGCCTTATTCATCTTGGTTGGCCGGCCCGCTAACAGCTCGTGAGATAAGAAATGATTATGAAATTCGTGCTGAGTTAGAGCCAGCGGCTTTAAAGTTGTCGGCAAAGCACATTGATCAATCGCTTATCGCGCAAATGGTAACAAAGCATGAAGAAATGATTAACGGACAAGAGATTTCAATTGAAGACATTACGACGGTTGAAGATTTCTTGCACGGTAGTTTGATTAAGCATATTGATAATAAAAAACTGTTGGATGTGTTAAATCACTGCCGCAGTTCTGTTGTATTAAACAAAGTCTTTTTTACCAGCTTGAATTTATCTATGGATGTGGCTGCACTTAAAGAGCATAAGCTGGTGTTAGAACTGCTTTTACAAGGGGCGGTTGAGGCGGCTTCAGCGAGTTTAAAAGATCATTTGATTAACGCGCGAAAGCGTTCACTCCAACGTTTGAAGGTGGTCTCTGTACTGCCTGACCCTAAGCTGCCGGCGTATTTGGTTAAGGTGTAG
- a CDS encoding DUF6384 family protein, producing MTTTSNGMENTASATESAATSASESSAPRAKLENVMAAMDVVDTLRHRQGMVERELDADSRRSQLLERLRTIYADQGMEVPDHILEEGIKALDEDRFKYHPTKKSISTALAHAYVSRKKWGLPLGAVALVASLLFGGNYWLNERPQQLALEALPSNLQQTYTEIQTLAKQPDIAVQAKGLQNSANAALQNDKQDTAEALLADMENMLVQLRMSYHIKVVSRAGEQSGVWRIPDINSTARNYYLIVEAIDGNNNVLTLPVLNEETGKQTSVDKWGLRVDYKTFNQVAADKQDDGIIQGNVVGEKRVGYLSPEYRIATSGATITAW from the coding sequence ATGACTACTACGAGTAATGGCATGGAAAATACGGCTTCAGCTACTGAATCAGCGGCTACATCCGCTAGCGAATCATCAGCACCCAGAGCTAAACTTGAAAATGTAATGGCGGCAATGGATGTGGTAGATACCTTACGCCACCGTCAAGGCATGGTTGAACGAGAGTTAGATGCCGATAGCCGCCGTTCGCAGCTGCTTGAGCGGCTACGTACGATCTACGCCGATCAAGGCATGGAGGTGCCGGATCATATTCTAGAAGAAGGCATCAAGGCGCTTGATGAGGATCGCTTTAAATATCACCCAACCAAAAAAAGCATCTCTACCGCGTTAGCACACGCCTATGTCAGCCGCAAAAAATGGGGTTTACCCTTGGGGGCTGTTGCGCTTGTCGCATCGTTATTATTCGGTGGTAATTACTGGCTCAATGAGCGGCCTCAGCAACTAGCGTTGGAAGCTTTGCCGTCCAATTTGCAGCAAACTTATACTGAAATCCAGACCTTAGCCAAACAACCCGATATAGCGGTACAAGCCAAAGGATTGCAGAATTCGGCTAATGCCGCTTTGCAAAATGATAAACAGGATACGGCTGAAGCATTACTAGCCGACATGGAAAACATGTTGGTACAGCTACGAATGTCTTATCACATTAAAGTGGTGTCGCGAGCGGGCGAGCAGTCAGGGGTGTGGCGTATTCCGGATATTAACTCTACAGCACGTAATTATTATCTGATCGTTGAAGCCATTGATGGGAACAATAATGTACTGACATTGCCTGTGCTCAATGAAGAGACGGGTAAACAAACCTCGGTTGATAAATGGGGATTACGTGTCGACTACAAAACCTTTAATCAGGTTGCCGCTGACAAACAAGATGATGGCATTATCCAAGGTAATGTAGTGGGTGAAAAGCGTGTGGGTTACCTGTCACCTGAATATCGAATAGCGACTTCTGGCGCGACTATCACCGCGTGGTAA
- a CDS encoding cell surface protein — protein MSNITFKYLDKALTQVRELGLMPEKVDEAPVVALIERLSDIDEMKTLAIARTLTQASVFNEIVREQVSQMRIGERYEEITEAFNSIRTDAKTMVEQVEDGKIDTFERVNNIWMKATRGDIATRFDKIKDTFLEVASDSKEQIEREHIILNAYQDFRGAIKESEIYALDLLKQTEAIWNSEKGSLQQASEAVAAYAGEDLAERAKLELARDERMRKLQFAEDRYQIAKDLADNLTVSYNTSEVIMARLMQTNSAKQRVYQQSITFFGTNESVFTALTASFTGMFGLHESTQALNAMKDGVSDSLEDLASIGGKIQEAAVKAGYGPTIRAESVKKLVDSVVNFQERSREIIEEMRVLSTKNADEIRDSVEDGKKRLANVIQRGGSLPLPDMATSV, from the coding sequence ATGTCAAACATCACATTTAAGTATCTTGATAAAGCACTAACGCAGGTTCGTGAGTTGGGTTTAATGCCCGAAAAGGTAGATGAAGCACCTGTGGTCGCTCTTATCGAACGTTTGTCTGATATTGATGAAATGAAAACACTCGCTATAGCCCGCACCCTAACGCAAGCGTCTGTTTTTAATGAGATTGTGCGTGAGCAAGTGTCGCAAATGCGCATTGGTGAGCGTTATGAAGAAATTACCGAAGCGTTTAATAGTATCCGTACTGATGCAAAAACCATGGTTGAACAGGTTGAAGATGGCAAAATTGATACCTTTGAGCGCGTCAATAATATTTGGATGAAGGCTACACGCGGGGATATCGCGACACGTTTCGATAAAATCAAAGACACCTTTTTAGAAGTGGCGAGTGACTCTAAAGAGCAGATTGAACGTGAGCATATTATTTTGAATGCGTATCAGGATTTCCGAGGTGCGATTAAAGAGTCAGAAATCTATGCATTGGATTTGTTAAAACAAACCGAAGCCATATGGAACAGTGAAAAAGGCTCATTGCAGCAGGCCAGTGAAGCCGTAGCCGCTTATGCGGGTGAAGATTTAGCCGAGCGCGCGAAGCTAGAGTTGGCGCGAGATGAGCGTATGCGTAAGTTGCAGTTTGCAGAAGATCGCTACCAAATCGCGAAAGATTTAGCGGATAATTTAACCGTCAGCTATAACACCTCCGAAGTTATCATGGCGCGCTTGATGCAAACGAACAGTGCAAAACAACGTGTATACCAGCAGTCTATTACTTTCTTTGGTACGAATGAATCGGTCTTTACGGCGCTAACGGCATCATTTACCGGTATGTTTGGTTTACATGAAAGCACCCAAGCATTGAATGCGATGAAAGATGGCGTATCGGATAGTCTAGAGGATTTAGCGTCCATTGGCGGCAAGATTCAAGAAGCGGCGGTCAAAGCCGGTTATGGCCCGACAATCCGTGCAGAGTCTGTTAAAAAATTGGTTGATTCGGTAGTGAACTTCCAAGAACGCTCGCGTGAGATTATTGAAGAGATGCGCGTGTTATCCACCAAAAATGCAGATGAGATCCGTGACTCTGTTGAAGATGGTAAAAAACGGTTAGCCAATGTCATTCAACGTGGCGGTTCGTTACCGTTGCCGGATATGGCAACGTCTGTTTAA
- a CDS encoding peroxiredoxin: MALRINDIVPNLDLKTDLGDFTLHDFIGDSWAILFSHPKDFTPVCTTEFGAVAQLSAEWEKRGTKVIGLSVDGVDEHVKWKADIEKYSCAPATFPIIADDDMAVAKALDMLPADAYLPDGRTAADSASVRVVFIFSPDKKLQLAMTYPMSVGRNFAEVLRALDALQATYKVPIATPANWKAGEDVIVALSLNDEEAKAKFGDVDVKLPYLRTVKQP, translated from the coding sequence ATGGCACTTCGAATTAATGACATTGTACCCAATCTCGATTTGAAAACTGATCTGGGGGATTTCACTCTACATGATTTCATTGGTGACAGCTGGGCTATCCTGTTCAGTCATCCAAAAGACTTTACGCCAGTTTGTACTACTGAGTTTGGTGCTGTAGCCCAATTATCAGCCGAATGGGAAAAGCGGGGCACTAAGGTTATCGGGCTGTCGGTAGACGGTGTTGATGAGCATGTAAAGTGGAAAGCAGATATCGAAAAATACTCATGCGCACCTGCTACGTTTCCAATCATTGCCGACGATGATATGGCCGTTGCTAAAGCATTGGATATGTTACCCGCCGATGCTTATCTGCCGGATGGCCGCACGGCTGCAGATTCAGCTAGTGTACGTGTGGTTTTTATTTTTAGTCCTGATAAGAAGCTACAGCTTGCCATGACTTACCCTATGTCTGTCGGGCGTAATTTTGCAGAAGTGTTGCGTGCTTTAGATGCTTTACAAGCTACCTATAAAGTACCTATTGCTACGCCTGCCAATTGGAAAGCGGGGGAAGATGTCATTGTTGCTTTGTCGTTAAATGATGAAGAGGCAAAGGCTAAGTTTGGGGATGTTGACGTAAAATTGCCTTATTTACGTACCGTTAAACAACCGTAG